In one Gossypium hirsutum isolate 1008001.06 chromosome D09, Gossypium_hirsutum_v2.1, whole genome shotgun sequence genomic region, the following are encoded:
- the LOC107890572 gene encoding probable acyl-activating enzyme 6: MEELKPRPASCFPFTPLGFLERAATVYGDCTSIIYNNTSFTWSQTHRRCLQLASSLSSISIGSGHVVSVLAYNIPAMYEIQFGVPMSGAILNCINTRLDARTVSVLLRHCEPKLLFVDTLSQSLALEAISLFPLNKSPPLLVLIQDDHDDAGGSNSSLSTVDSRFCCTYESLVEKGDPNFKWIRPKSEWSPIVLNYTSGTTSSPKGVVHSHRGIFTMTVDSLIDWEVPKQPVYLWTLPMFHANGWSFTWGMAAVGGTNVCVRKFDASTVYSLIKKHGVTHMCGAPVVLNMLSNSPEIKPLPNPVQILTAGAPPPAAVLSRTESLGFVVSHGYGLTETGGLVVSCAWKREWNKLPATERARLKARQGVRTIGMTEADVVDPESGLSVKRDGSTLGEIVLRGASVMLGYLKDPNATNKCMKENGWFYTGDVGVMHSDGYMEIKDRSKDVIISGGENLSSVEVESVLYNHPAINEAAVVARPDEYWGETPCAFVSLKNELTQKPSEQDIIQYCRAKLPHYMVPKTVVFKEELPKTSTGKIQKFALRDMAKALGPSSSSSRLSRM; this comes from the coding sequence atggaaGAGCTAAAGCCAAGGCCTGCAAGTTGCTTCCCTTTCACTCCATTAGGCTTCTTAGAAAGGGCGGCCACCGTCTACGGCGATTGCACCTCCATCATCTACAATAACACTTCCTTCACCTGGTCCCAAACCCACCGCCGATGCCTCCAGCTAGCTTCTTCCCTCTCCTCCATCAGTATCGGCAGCGGTCACGTCGTCTCCGTTTTAGCCTACAACATCCCCGCCATGTACGAGATTCAATTCGGCGTTCCCATGTCTGGTGCTATTCTTAACTGCATCAACACCCGTCTCGACGCTCGCACAGTCTCCGTTCTCCTCCGCCACTGTGAACCAAAGCTCCTCTTCGTCGATACCCTCTCTCAGTCTCTCGCCCTGGAAGCCATCTCCCTCTTCCCCCTTAACAAATCCCCCCCGCTTCTCGTTTTAATCCAAGACGATCACGATGACGCCGGGGGTTCCAATTCCTCGTTATCCACCGTTGATTCTCGCTTCTGTTGCACGTACGAGAGCCTGGTGGAGAAAGGCGACCCTAATTTCAAATGGATTAGGCCTAAAAGTGAGTGGAGTCCGATTGTTTTGAACTATACATCAGGCACCACATCATCCCCCAAAGGAGTGGTTCATAGTCACAGAGGAATTTTCACCATGACCGTTGATTCTTTAATCGATTGGGAGGTTCCAAAACAACCAGTTTATTTATGGACACTCCCCATGTTTCACGCTAATGGGTGGAGTTTCACTTGGGGCATGGCTGCCGTCGGCGGCACCAATGTTTGTGTTCGCAAATTCGATGCCTCCACCGTATATAGTTTAATTAAGAAACATGGTGTCACTCACATGTGTGGAGCGCCTGTTGTGCTTAACATGTTATCCAATTCCCCTGAAATTAAGCCACTCCCAAATCCTGTTCAAATCCTTACCGCCGGAGCTCCACCGCCGGCGGCAGTGCTGTCTAGGACCGAGTCACTCGGATTCGTCGTGAGTCACGGTTACGGGTTAACCGAAACGGGAGGGCTTGTGGTATCTTGCGCTTGGAAAAGGGAATGGAACAAGCTACCGGCGACGGAGCGAGCAAGGTTGAAAGCGAGGCAAGGAGTGAGAACCATCGGAATGACGGAAGCGGACGTGGTGGACCCTGAGTCAGGACTCAGTGTAAAACGAGACGGGTCAACTCTTGGGGAGATCGTTTTAAGAGGCGCCTCTGTCATGTTGGGTTACTTGAAAGACCCAAACGCCACCAACAAATGCATGAAAGAAAATGGGTGGTTTTACACGGGAGACGTCGGCGTTATGCACTCCGATGGGTACATGGAAATCAAAGACCGTTCAAAGGATGTTATAATCAGCGGCGGCGAGAATCTGAGCAGCGTCGAAGTTGAGTCGGTTCTGTACAATCACCCGGCAATCAATGAAGCGGCGGTAGTGGCTCGACCAGATGAGTATTGGGGAGAGACTCCTTGCGCGTTTGTGAGTTTGAAAAATGAGTTGACTCAGAAACCGAGTGAGCAGGACATAATACAGTATTGCAGAGCTAAGTTGCCACACTACATGGTGCCCAAAACGGTGGTGTTTAAGGAAGAATTGCCCAAGACGTCGACGGGGAAGATTCAGAAGTTTGCTCTTAGAGATATGGCGAAGGCGCTGGGTCCTTCGTCATCTTCCTCACGGCTGAGTCGGATGTAA